CATCATCGAGCTGGACCGGGCAGAGCACACGCTGCGCGTGGGCCGTCCCGTGCAGGCCCAATCCTTCGCCACCATTTCCCTCTTCAAACTCACACCCGATGGCCGCGAGGCCAACCGCATCAAGGTGAAGCTGGGCCGGGCCTCGGTGAGCACGATCGAGGTGCTCGAGGGCCTCCGCCCCGGCGACCAGGTGATCCTCAGCGACACCAGCGCCTGGGATGGCGTCGATCGCTTGAGGGTGAAATGATCCCCGGCGCCTTCCAGGCGCTTCGCTCACTGCTGCGCCGGCCCTGGTTCTTCGCAGGGACCGTGACCCTGCTGGCCCTGGGCATGGGTGCAGCCCTCGCGCTCTTCACCCTCTTCGATGCGCTGCGCATCCGGCCCCTGCCGGTGGCCGAGCCTGATCGGCTGGTGCTGCTGAGTGTGGAACCGCCCCCCAGGATGGACTTTCCGAAGGGCATGACGCCTCCCACGGCGACGCTGGTCTCCTGGCCGCTCTTCGAGCGCCACCGGCAGGAGAATCCGGTCTTCCAGGGCCTGGCCTACTTCCAGGGGCGTGAAGTGTTCCTGGGGCACGGGGCCGAAGGAGGCCATCAGGTGGCAGGGTTTGCCAGCGGCGACTACCTCCGCACCCTGGGCCTCAAGCCCACACTCGGGCGCTTCTTCGCAGATGCAGAGACCTGGGACGCCGAGCCGAAGGTGGTCCTGAGCCACGCGCTCTGGATCTCGCGCCATGGCGCCGATCCCGGTGTCATCGGGCGGGAAGTCCTGGTGGATGGGCAGCCCTGTGTCGTGGTGGGGATTGCGCCCCGGGGCTTCTTCGGCCTCCTCCCCAAGCGCCCAGAGGCGCTCTGGATCACCCTGGGCGCCCTGATCCGCTACGACCAGCCCGACGAGCCAGGTTTCCGAATCAGTGAACATCCGACCTTCGAGTTCAATGCCGTGGGCCGCCTGCAACCGGGGCTCAGCGTCGCGCAGGCCCAGCGCCAATCCCAGACGGTGACCCGTCGTCACCCGGGGATTCCCGCCATGGCGCGAACCCTGCTCTCGCCTCTCACGCGCAGCCAGGACATGTCCCTCGACGCCTACCTGCCCAGCCCGGGCCTGCTCTTCGCCGCGGTGGGGCTCTGCCTGCTGCTGGCCTGCCTGGTGGTGGCAAACCTGCAGCTGGCCCACCAGGAGCACCAGCGGCGCGAAAGCAGCACCCGCGTGGCTCTGGGGGCCAGTGCCTGGCAGCTGGCCCGCGGCATGTTCATGGAGCACCTCTGGCTCACGGGCCTCGGGGCCGCTCTGGGTTGGGGGTTTGCCCGCCTCGCGCTGCCCTCCCTGCTGGCCTTCGATGGACGGAGTCCCTTCGCCATGCTGGAGATCCCCATCCTGCGGGCTTCCTCGGTGGGCTTCGCCCTGGGTCTGGCCCTGCTGCTGGCCGCCCTCACCACGGCGCTGCCCCTGTTGCGGGCCCTCCGTCAGGCGCCCATGGAGGCCCTGAAGGAAAGCGCTCCCACCGCGGGCCGGCGCAAGCTGCAGGCGGCCCTCGTCGTGGCGCAGGTGGCCCTCTGCCTGTCGCTGCTTGGCCCTGTGGCCAGCGTGGTGCAGTCCCTTCAGCGGGTCCTGTCGATGCGGCTCGGGGTCGGCCGCGAGAATGTGGAAGTCCACGTCACCCTGCCACCGGAGCGCATGGCCCAAGCCCCGGCGCTCCTGACCCGGCTGCTGGAGGAGGCTCGCCACCTGCCCGGCGCCACGGGTGCCGCCATGGGCGGGGATACAGGCGCAGGCAGCATGGGGCCCAGTGGCGTGGCACAAATGGGCGCGGTGGCCACCGAGGACTACTTCCAGGTGCGGAACCGGGTGCTGGTGGCGGGGCGCGGGTTCCTGCCCAGCGATGGACCGCAGCAGATCATTATCAGCGAGGCCATTGCCCGCGCCAACTTCCCGGGCCGGTCGGCCCTGGGCCAGGCGCTGGATGGACGCGAGGTGGTGGGCGTGGAAAAGGATGGGCCGCTGCCTGTGGACCTGCCCATGGGCTACCTCTACACGCGGATGCAGCCCGCGCAGATGGCGGGCCAGCCCCTCTTCATCCGGGCCAGCAGCAAGGCTGAAGCACTCCTGCCTGCTGTGCGCGATCTTGTTCAGCGCGTGCTGCCGGATGCCGCCGATCTGAGGGTGGAGACCCATGCCCAGGCCTTGGCCCGCGAGGCGGCGGCGCCGCTCATGGCCATCTCCCTGCTGGGCTTCCTGGGCGGGCTCTCGCTGATCCTCGCCCTCCTGGGCATCTCCTCCATGCTGGCTTTCACGACCGCCCAGCGCCGCCGCGAGGTGGGCATCCGCATGGCCATGGGCGCCCGTCCCACGGCCATCGTGGGGCAGTTCCTCCGCCAGGGTGGAGCCCTGGTGGTCGGGGGCTTCATCGTCGGCGCCCTGGGCGCCTGGGCCATCCACCGCCTCATGGATCACCTGTTCTTCGCCCTGCCGGCCAGCCGTGCCTATGACCAAGCGCTGGGCGCCAGCCTCCTCCTGCTGGCCAGCCTCATCGCGTGTCTGATCCCAGCGCTTCGCGCCAGCCGGACCGTTCCGGCCGAAGCCCTCCGAACGGAGTGACTGCCATGAACAACGCTATTCGGGACCTCCGCATCGCCCTGCGCAACCTGCTTCGCATGCCCCAGTACACCCTCCCCGTGCTGCTGGTGCTGGCGCTGGGGCTGGGTGCCACCGCCGCCATGGTGGGGGCGCTGCGCACGGTGATGTTCACGGATCTTCCCTATGCGGAGTCCCAGCGCATCCAGCAGATCTGGTGGGCGCCTCAGGATGGAAAGAACTACCGGTTTCCGGCCTCCTGGCCCATGTACGAAGAACTGACACAGCGGCTCCACACGGTCTCCGCGGTGGCTGGCTTTGGTTCGTACCGCATGAATGTGACGGGAGATGGCGAACCGGAGCAGGCTCTGGTGGGCACGGTCACCCCCGGCTTCTTCGACGTCTTCCAGGTTCAACCCCTTTTGGGCACGGTGCATTGGGCTCCGGAATCGCCCCGGGGCGTGGTGCTCACCGAAGGTTTCTGGACCTCCCATTTTGCCCGGGACCCCCAGGTGCTCTCACGGACCCTGCGGCTCAACGGGCTGGATCACCCGGTCCTGGGCGTGCTTCCCGGCAGCGTTTCCCTCAACAAAGTGCAGCTCTTCGCGCCTCTGGTTTTGACCGAAAGCCAGCGGAACGGGCGCTACAACCGCTTCCTTCCGATGTTCGTGCGACTGGCTCCGGGCAGGGGACCCGCCCAATTCCAGGCTGAACTCGCCGCCCTCGGTCAGGCTCTGGCCTCAGAGCATCCGGGCCAGCAGGAGGCCGTCACCCATCTGGTGGGAACGCCGTACACGGAGCTGCTTCGGAATCAGAACAAGATCGTGGGGACCATCCTGGCCCTGGCCACGGGTCTTCTGGTCGCCATCACCCTGGTGAACCTGGGCAACGCCGTGCTGGCCCGGGCCATGGCCGCCGCCGAAGAGACGGCCCTTCGCATGGCCCTCGGCGCCAGCACGTGGACAGCCTTGCGGCCCCGCCTGGCGGAATCCCTGCTGCTCGCCGCAGCCGGTGCCCTGCTGGGCGTGGGCGTGGCGAGTGCCACCCTCGGGATGCTGAAACCGGTGGTGAGTGCGGCTTTCCAGGCAGCCCATCCCCTCGCAGTGGACGCAGGTCTGCTGGCAGGCATGGCGGGCGCATCGGTGCTGGTGGCCCTCCTCATGGCAGGCCTGCCGGGATTGCTGATGTCAAAGCTGCGTCTCAGCATGCTGCTCAACGCCAGCGGGCGCGGCCTGGCCCGAGGCGCTTCGCGGCACCTGCGCGTCACCCTGGTGGTGGCCCAGGTGGCTCTGGCCCTCACGCTGCTGGCCTCCTTCGCCTCGGCCCAGAGTACCCTTCGCCGCTTGTTGGCCACCAACCTGGGCCTGCGCATCGACGGCGTGGCGGTGTTCACCTGCGACACCAGCGTCAAGGACGAGGCGGCCGCGGAGAAGGCCGCCCGCCAAGCCGAAGAACTGGTCGCGCGCCTCAAGACCATTCCTGGTGTGAAGCAGGCCGGCAGCATCGCCATGCTTCCGGTGGATGACTGGGGCTGGAATTTCGG
This sequence is a window from Geothrix sp. PMB-07. Protein-coding genes within it:
- a CDS encoding ABC transporter permease, with translation MIPGAFQALRSLLRRPWFFAGTVTLLALGMGAALALFTLFDALRIRPLPVAEPDRLVLLSVEPPPRMDFPKGMTPPTATLVSWPLFERHRQENPVFQGLAYFQGREVFLGHGAEGGHQVAGFASGDYLRTLGLKPTLGRFFADAETWDAEPKVVLSHALWISRHGADPGVIGREVLVDGQPCVVVGIAPRGFFGLLPKRPEALWITLGALIRYDQPDEPGFRISEHPTFEFNAVGRLQPGLSVAQAQRQSQTVTRRHPGIPAMARTLLSPLTRSQDMSLDAYLPSPGLLFAAVGLCLLLACLVVANLQLAHQEHQRRESSTRVALGASAWQLARGMFMEHLWLTGLGAALGWGFARLALPSLLAFDGRSPFAMLEIPILRASSVGFALGLALLLAALTTALPLLRALRQAPMEALKESAPTAGRRKLQAALVVAQVALCLSLLGPVASVVQSLQRVLSMRLGVGRENVEVHVTLPPERMAQAPALLTRLLEEARHLPGATGAAMGGDTGAGSMGPSGVAQMGAVATEDYFQVRNRVLVAGRGFLPSDGPQQIIISEAIARANFPGRSALGQALDGREVVGVEKDGPLPVDLPMGYLYTRMQPAQMAGQPLFIRASSKAEALLPAVRDLVQRVLPDAADLRVETHAQALAREAAAPLMAISLLGFLGGLSLILALLGISSMLAFTTAQRRREVGIRMAMGARPTAIVGQFLRQGGALVVGGFIVGALGAWAIHRLMDHLFFALPASRAYDQALGASLLLLASLIACLIPALRASRTVPAEALRTE
- a CDS encoding ABC transporter permease encodes the protein MNNAIRDLRIALRNLLRMPQYTLPVLLVLALGLGATAAMVGALRTVMFTDLPYAESQRIQQIWWAPQDGKNYRFPASWPMYEELTQRLHTVSAVAGFGSYRMNVTGDGEPEQALVGTVTPGFFDVFQVQPLLGTVHWAPESPRGVVLTEGFWTSHFARDPQVLSRTLRLNGLDHPVLGVLPGSVSLNKVQLFAPLVLTESQRNGRYNRFLPMFVRLAPGRGPAQFQAELAALGQALASEHPGQQEAVTHLVGTPYTELLRNQNKIVGTILALATGLLVAITLVNLGNAVLARAMAAAEETALRMALGASTWTALRPRLAESLLLAAAGALLGVGVASATLGMLKPVVSAAFQAAHPLAVDAGLLAGMAGASVLVALLMAGLPGLLMSKLRLSMLLNASGRGLARGASRHLRVTLVVAQVALALTLLASFASAQSTLRRLLATNLGLRIDGVAVFTCDTSVKDEAAAEKAARQAEELVARLKTIPGVKQAGSIAMLPVDDWGWNFGSETPKRPHRDDEWVELRTISPEAFEVFGIRLLQGRTFSPSERKGEDSPTALISESLARTFFPGESPLGQTFRYNDRWVEVVGVVSDVRNAGPGSDQAQMVAYFPSYLGMLTTTFVVQFDSTSVMNLNALRKVAREVAPQWPPKGLRPMREVVNESVEGVSIQMRLMGLAGGLALLLALAGLHSLLSYIVAQRTKEFGIRVALGATALQIFQLVLRRGVFTTALGVLIGLGAAFAAGRLLAATLGDAQPAEPTSLVGGALVLLLGASAASLLSAFRAATLPPSDSLRQS